The [Eubacterium] eligens ATCC 27750 genome segment TCACAGCCTCTGGGCAAGAAGACATGGAACTAAGTTTAACGGAGCTCCTTACATTGTACAGAGAGCAGGCGAGGCAGTTTATTCAGAAGCTGGACAGAAGCAGACAGGTGAGCAGATTGCTTACTACATGAACAATGCAAAGACAATTCTTGAAGGACTTAAGTCAGCAGGATATACAGTATCAGGTGGTGTTAATGCACCATATATCTGGTTAAAGACTCCAGATAAGATGACAAGCTGGGAATTCTTCGATTACCTTCTTGAAAAGGCTAATGTTGTTGGTACACCAGGTTCAGGATTCGGACCAAGTGGTGAAGGATACTTCAGACTGACAGCATTTGGTTCATACGAGAACACAGTTAAGGCACTTGAAAGAATCAAGGCGCTTTAATCAGTAATATAATAGGTATTAATAATAAAAATGCTGTGCGTTAACAAGATGATGTTAATGCACAGCTTTTTTTATAAAATTAATTAGCTTTTTTAGTTTCGTCTTTCTTCTCAGGTATAATCTTTACAATAACAGATTCAGCTCTGTTAGAAGCAACCTTTTCGACAAACATCCAGACATTACCAACAGTGATTTTATCACCGGCTTTAGGAAGTCTGTCAAGTCTTTCAACGATAAGTCCACCAACTGAATCGTTATCTTCCGACTCGAGCTTAGTACCAAGCTCATCGTTTAAATCGTCAAGCTTAAATGAGCCATCAACTCTGTATGTAGTATCATTAATCTTAGATAAAGCTTCCTTTTCGTCAGTATCATATTCATCACGAATTTCACCAACAATCTCTTCAAGCAGGTCTTCGGTAGTAATCATTCCTGATGTTGTTCCATATTCACTAAGGACAATGGCAATGCTTGTTGAACTTAACTGCATTTCCTTAAACAGGTCAGAAGTATTCTTCTGCTCAAATGTAAAGAATGGCTTTCTGATAATGTTCCTTATGTTAAATGTATCGTTATCAGAAGGATTGACAATTAAATCCTTAATATTAAGAATGCCAATTACATTATCAGGTGTATTCTCATAAATAGGAATACGTGTATACATTGTCTGCCTGAACAGAGAAATTATATCATCATATGATGAGCTGACATCAGCAAGAGTCATATCAATCCTTGGAATCATAACATCTTTAGCTGTTGAATCACCAAAATCAAAAAGGTTATTAATGATTTTCTTTTCATTAGATTCAATTACACCTTCCTGCTGGCTTACATTAACAATGGTTCGTATCTCATCCTCAGTAAATATATCTTTCTTCTTGTTATTGTCAATTCTTAATAACCATAAGAAGAAGCCTGCAAGGTGGTCTACTATGAATATAACAGGTGTAAGAACAATCATAAGCACCCATATTATAGGAGCATAAGCCATTGCCATATTAGTGGCATACATGTTGGCTGTATTCTTAGGTGTAATCTCACCAAATATAAGAACAAGAAGCGTAAGAACACCGGTAACAATACCTGTCGCTTTATTACCCCATACACTGATTGTAAATGATGTAGCTAATGCAGAACAGCTGATATTGACTATGTTATTGCCAATAAGAACAGCAGAGAGCATCTTTGCCGGCTGGTCAATAATCTTAATTACAAGAGCAGCCCTCTTATTACCCTCTTCAACTAAAGACAGCACTTTGATTCTGTTCACAGTGATAAATGAAGTCTCTGCAGATGAGAAAAATGCTGATAAAACCAATAAAATAACAATTGCAATAAGTTGGATGATACTATCCGTATCCAAGAAAAATCCCTCCAGTCATAAAATTAAAATATTTCTTTTCATTCTACAGTACGCACATTGTGCCGTCAAGTGCTATTAAAGAAAACAGGAGATAATCATAAGATAACATTTTTAATCATACAATTAATAAAAAGAGGACAACAAGGAAATCAATGGATTATATAAGAAAAATGGTGAAATCTCTTATTGCAGGATATGTAATAACGCTGCTTATGCTCGGACTTCTTACATATCTTATGAAAAAATTTATACTTGATGAAAAAGCAGTTGATAATATTATATTTGGAATATATGTGGCAGGAAGCTTTACTGGTGCAATGCTTAGTGCATGGATGATAAAAAGGAGGAGAGTGGCTGCAGGAATTATATATGGAGCAGTGTATATTACAGTGTTATTGGTAATAGCTGCAATAATGAAGAAACAGGCACCGGACAGTAGTAATAATATCGCCATGTCAGTAGCTGCATGTGTGGCTGCAGGGGCATTTGGTGGATTTTTCAGTCCATAATGTGGGTAATGATAATAACAAATAATTTTTTTGTGAAAAATTTTAAAAAATAAAAAAGGAAAAACACATGTTTTGTTGAATAATTAAATTGTGAGCTTTAAAATTAGTGTTTCAGTGCGGGAGGCACATACAGATGAACATTAGAGAGGAACAGGAAAAGAGGGAACATCTGATATTCAGCCCATATGCAAGCTTTTCTGACGAGTCAAGAGGACGCGACAGAGATGAAGAACCATGTCCTATGAGGACTATATATCAGAGAGACAGAGACAGAATTATTCATTGTAAGACATTCAGGCGTTTAAAGCATAAGACTCAGGTGTTTCTTGCACCAGAGGGAGACCATTATAGAACAAGACTGACTCATACCTTAGAGGTTGCCCAGATTGCAAGAAGTATAGCAAGGGCACTTAATCTTAATGAAGATCTGACAGAAGCTATTGCATTGGGGCATGACCTTGGACATACACCTTTTGGACATGCAGGTGAGAGAACACTTAATTCTTTATGTCCAATGGGATTTGCTCATTACAAACAGAGTATAAGAGTTGTTGAATTTCTTGAAAAGGATGGTCAGGGACTTAATCTTACATGGGAAGTGCGTGATGGAATATTGAATCATAGAACATCAGGCAATCCATCAACTCTTGAAGGAAAAGCAGTAAGACTATCAGATAAGATAGCGTATATTAATCATGATATAGATGATGGAATAAGAGCAGGGATATTGAAGGAAAGCGACATTCCTTCAGAATATACTGATGTTCTTGGTAATTCAACCAAGGAAAGACTTAATACCATGATTAGCGATATTATAATGAACAGCATAGGAAAGAATGATCTTGTAATGTCAGAGCCTGTACATAAAGCAATGACAGAATTAAGAAAATTCATGTTTGAAAGTCTGTATCTTAATCCGACAGCTAAAAGTGAGGAAGCGAAAGCAGATAAGCTGATAACAGAATTGTACAGATACTATGTTGCGAATACAGACAAACTGCCGGATACATATAAGAGATTTATAACAGAATTTGACGAAAGACCGGAGCAGGTTGTGTGTGATTATATAGCTGGCATGAGTGACCAGTATTCAATAAGTAAGTTTCAGGAAATCTTTGTACCAAAGGCCTGGAAGGGATGAAGTAATGTATTCGAGAGAAGTAATAGATGAAGTAATATCCCGGAATGATATTGTTGATGTTATATCCGGGTATGTCAAATTGAAAAAGAATGGAAGTTCATATACCGGACTATGTCCGTTTCATAATGAGAAATCACCATCATTTTCGGTTTCAGGACAGCGGCAGTTATATCATTGTTTTGGATGCGGCGCTGGGGGTAATGTCATAACATTTGTAATGGAATATGAGAATATGACATTCTTAGAGGCAGTTAAGATGCTGGGAGAGAGAGCCGGAGTTGCACTGCCGCAGACGTCTATGTCAGAAGAAGACCGCAAAGAAAGAGGGATAAGAGACAGGCTTTTAGAGATTAATAAGATTGCTGCCACATATTATTACAGGCAGCTTAGAAGTGAGAATGGGAAAGCCGGACTTGATTATCTTAAGAAGCGTGAATTGTCTGACAGTACGATTAACAGCTTTGGACTGGGGTATGCAACACAGTCAACAGGTAATCTGTACAAGCTGTTGAAGGACAAAGGTTATGATGATGATATTCTGAAGGAATCAGGACTTTTTACTTATGAGAGAGGCATTCATGAAAAGTTCTGGAACAGAGTAATTTTTCCAATTATGGATATTAATAATAAGGTCATAGGATTTGGTGGACGAGTTATGGGTGATGCCAAGCCAAAGTACCTTAATTCACCGGAGACAAGATTGTTTGACAAGAGCCGCAATCTGTATGGACTTAATATAGCAAGAACGTCAAGAAAGCCTAACATGATAATATGTGAAGGCTATATGGATGTTATATCAATGCATCAGGCGGGCTTTAACCAGGCGGTTGCGTCACTTGGAACGGCACTGACACCGGGACATGCAAGGCTGTTAAAGAGATATACAGATAATGTGCTTATAACTTATGACAGTGATGAGGCAGGAGTTAAGGCGGCACTTCGAGCAATACCGATTCTTAAGGAAGCAGGGCTTTCAACGAAGGTAATTAATATGCGGCCATATAAGGATCCTGATGAGTTTATTAAGGCTATGGGTGCAGAGGCATTTCAGGAAAGAATTGATAATGCAGAGAACAGCTTTATGTATGAGATAGGAACCATGTTAAGAAATTACGACAGGGGGGATCCGGAAAGCGAGACTGCATTTGAAAGAGAGGTTGCAGCAAAGCTTGTTACATTTAAAGAAAAGCTGGAACGTGATAATTACCTTAAAGCAGTGTGCAGGCAGTTTATGATACCAGAAGATGGCATGAGGCAGATGGTATCAAGACTTGGTAATCAGGAAGGGATTATTTCAAGAAATGCAGGTGCAGGTACTCCGCAGCCAACTGTTGAGCGTAAGCCGAAGAAGAAGCGTGAAGATGGTTTAAGACAGGCAGAGAAAATGCTTCTTACATGGCTCATAAGTGACAGGGACATATTTGATAAGGTTGCAGGTTACATTAAGCCAGAGGATTTTATTGACCCGTTATTTTCGGGTGTGGCAGAGAAAGTATATGAACAGTATGGGACAGGAAATATAAGTCCTGCTGCAATTATAGCTGATTATGCAACAACAGAAGAACATACGGAAGTCGCAGCAATGTTTTCGGCAGACCTCGATGAGAGCCTTAATAATCTGGAAAGAGAAAAGACTCTTAATGACATTGTTATCAGAATTA includes the following:
- a CDS encoding HlyC/CorC family transporter; amino-acid sequence: MDTDSIIQLIAIVILLVLSAFFSSAETSFITVNRIKVLSLVEEGNKRAALVIKIIDQPAKMLSAVLIGNNIVNISCSALATSFTISVWGNKATGIVTGVLTLLVLIFGEITPKNTANMYATNMAMAYAPIIWVLMIVLTPVIFIVDHLAGFFLWLLRIDNNKKKDIFTEDEIRTIVNVSQQEGVIESNEKKIINNLFDFGDSTAKDVMIPRIDMTLADVSSSYDDIISLFRQTMYTRIPIYENTPDNVIGILNIKDLIVNPSDNDTFNIRNIIRKPFFTFEQKNTSDLFKEMQLSSTSIAIVLSEYGTTSGMITTEDLLEEIVGEIRDEYDTDEKEALSKINDTTYRVDGSFKLDDLNDELGTKLESEDNDSVGGLIVERLDRLPKAGDKITVGNVWMFVEKVASNRAESVIVKIIPEKKDETKKAN
- a CDS encoding TIGR04086 family membrane protein is translated as MDYIRKMVKSLIAGYVITLLMLGLLTYLMKKFILDEKAVDNIIFGIYVAGSFTGAMLSAWMIKRRRVAAGIIYGAVYITVLLVIAAIMKKQAPDSSNNIAMSVAACVAAGAFGGFFSP
- a CDS encoding deoxyguanosinetriphosphate triphosphohydrolase is translated as MNIREEQEKREHLIFSPYASFSDESRGRDRDEEPCPMRTIYQRDRDRIIHCKTFRRLKHKTQVFLAPEGDHYRTRLTHTLEVAQIARSIARALNLNEDLTEAIALGHDLGHTPFGHAGERTLNSLCPMGFAHYKQSIRVVEFLEKDGQGLNLTWEVRDGILNHRTSGNPSTLEGKAVRLSDKIAYINHDIDDGIRAGILKESDIPSEYTDVLGNSTKERLNTMISDIIMNSIGKNDLVMSEPVHKAMTELRKFMFESLYLNPTAKSEEAKADKLITELYRYYVANTDKLPDTYKRFITEFDERPEQVVCDYIAGMSDQYSISKFQEIFVPKAWKG
- the dnaG gene encoding DNA primase → MYSREVIDEVISRNDIVDVISGYVKLKKNGSSYTGLCPFHNEKSPSFSVSGQRQLYHCFGCGAGGNVITFVMEYENMTFLEAVKMLGERAGVALPQTSMSEEDRKERGIRDRLLEINKIAATYYYRQLRSENGKAGLDYLKKRELSDSTINSFGLGYATQSTGNLYKLLKDKGYDDDILKESGLFTYERGIHEKFWNRVIFPIMDINNKVIGFGGRVMGDAKPKYLNSPETRLFDKSRNLYGLNIARTSRKPNMIICEGYMDVISMHQAGFNQAVASLGTALTPGHARLLKRYTDNVLITYDSDEAGVKAALRAIPILKEAGLSTKVINMRPYKDPDEFIKAMGAEAFQERIDNAENSFMYEIGTMLRNYDRGDPESETAFEREVAAKLVTFKEKLERDNYLKAVCRQFMIPEDGMRQMVSRLGNQEGIISRNAGAGTPQPTVERKPKKKREDGLRQAEKMLLTWLISDRDIFDKVAGYIKPEDFIDPLFSGVAEKVYEQYGTGNISPAAIIADYATTEEHTEVAAMFSADLDESLNNLEREKTLNDIVIRIKANSLNHELNKTVDPKRMQEIIIEQQKLNQIHIKL